The genomic stretch GTAGCGCCCCCCCTTCCATGATGGATATGTCATCAAAATTTGCAAAAAATCGCGCAAAATTAAGGGCTTATCAAGTAGATTACCGAAGTTCAGGCACGGATATTGACCCCTTTGCGGTAGGTGCGCTGGGTACTGATGGTTGTAATCTCAATGTGGGTAATGTCGTGCTAGATGGTACCACAGGCGTGCCAAACGATATTACTGTATTTGTACAGGGTGATATTATGCAGTCTAATAACTGTCGTTAACCAGATAGTCTATCTGAGTTATTACAATCTCTCCCTTTAGGCTGGGGGAGTGGATTCTTATTTTCAAAAAATAAAAAATTCTGGAGTGCAATGGCCTATTATGAACAAAACAAAGCGCTTTGCTTTAAGTATTATTGCTTCATTCATTTTGAATGGCTGTGTGAGTCTGGATTCAAAACTGGAAAGTGAGTTCGCAGAAATAAAACAAGGGCCACGTGGTGCGCCCTATAAAAGTATTACTGACTTTTCGGCTTCACTGCGTTGTATGGATGACTTAATGCTGTCAAAGAATGTCAGTAACATTCCTGTGATGATTGAGGATGTTGAAGATAAGACTGATGCCATTAAAATGGGTGTTAGGGACATGCTGATTTCTGCCGTTTCCGAAATGACATTTAAGAGTCATGGTATTAAACTCATTTTGTACGGGAAAGATTCGGGTAATCTTATTTCTTTTTTAAAGGCGGCGAACAATAATAAAGTTTATGAATCAGTGCCACTGTATGATATTCAAGGATCTATTAGTCAATTCGATAAAGGTGTGATAAGTGCCGATGCAAGTGTCGGTTTATTTGCACGTCGTGATGGCGGTTTTGGTGCTGCTCGGGGTTCTTCCTTAAGTGTTGTTGCGCTGGATTTAAATGTCGTGAAGACAGCCGATATGAGTGTCGTACCAGGTGTTTCATCGAAAAACTCGGTAGCCATCTTTCAGAGAGGCGACTCACTGGATGCGGATGCCAGCATTAGCAAGTTCGGTGTCTATTTCGATATTAACCTGAACCGTAATGAGGGGCAGGCACAGGCGGTACGCTCACTGGTGGAGCTGGCGGCGGTTGAGATCGTGGGTAAGCTGACTCGCGTGTCTTATGAGCAATGCTTGAAATAGTGTGTGCAGGTATCACAAAAACGCCCCTTTGATGGGGCGTTTCTGTTGATGCTGCTAATCTGCGCGAGCGATTAGAGCGAGTAGTACATATCGAACTCGACCGGGTGAGTGGTCATGCGGAAGCGGGTGACTTCTTCCATTTTCAGGTCGATGTAAGCATCAATCATGTCGTTGGTGAAGACACCACCGGCAGTCAGGAACTCACGGTCTTTGTCCAGTGCGTCCAGCGCCATGTCCAGAGAGTGGCAAACCCGTGGGATGAGCTTGTCTTCTTCTGGGGGCAGGTCGTACAGGTCTTTGTCCATCGCTTCACCGGGGTGAATCTTGTTCTTGATACCGTCCAAACCAGCCATCATCAGGGCAGCGAAGGCCAAGTATGGGTTAGCAGACGGGTCAGGGAAGCGCACTTCGATACGGCGGCCTTTCGGGCTGGATACGAATGGAATGCGGATGGAGGCGGAACGGTTACGTGCAGAGTATGCCAGCATAACCGGTGCTTCAAAGCCCGGAACCAAACGCTTGTAAGAGTTGGTGCCAGGGTTGGTGATCGCGTTCAGGGCTTTGGCGTGCTTGATAACACCGCCAATGTAGTACAGTGCGGTTTCAGACAAGCCTGCGTAGCCGTCGCCTGCGAAGGTGTTGACGCCATCTTTCGCCAACGACATGTGGACGTGCATCCCGGAGCCGTTGTCACCGACGATAGGCTTAGGCATGAAGGTGACGGTTTTGCCGTATTGATGCGCTACGTTGTGGATAACGTATTTCTGGCGTTGTACCCAGTCAGCACGGGTCGTCAGGGTCGCAAAGCGTGTGCCGATTTCGCACTGGCCTGCTGTGGCGACTTCGTGGTGATGCACTTCAACCGGAACGCCGACTTCTTCCAGAATGTTACACATGGTGGAACGGATGTCTTGGAAAGAGTCAACCGGTGGTACGGGGAAGTAGCCACCTTTTGTGGTTGGGCGATGCCCCATATTGCCGTCAGGGTAGACTTTTTCAGAGTTCCAGCCTGCTTCTTGCGAGTCGATCTTGACGAAAGAGCCGCTCATGTCTGAACCCCAGCGCACGTCATCAAAGATGAAGAATTCAGGTTCAGGGCCGAAGAAGGCCGTGTCAGCAATACCGGTGGATTGTAGGTAGGCTTCTGCACGTTGTGCAATGGAGCGTGGGTCACGCTCATAGCCTTCCATCGTGGTCGGGTCAACGATGCCGCAAGAAATGTTGACGGTAACGTCTTGAAAGAACGGGTCAACAAAGGCAGTGGCAGGGTCTGGCATCAGGATCATGTCGGATTCGTTAATACCTTTCCAGCCAGCGATGGAAGAGCCATCAAACATTTTGCCTTCAGTGAACGTATCTTCTTCCACAGTGTAGGCAGGGACAGTGACGTGATGCTCTTTACCACGGGTGTCAGTGAAACGAAAATCGACGTATTTCGCGTCATTGTCTTTGATCATGTTGAGAACGTCTTGTGCAGACATGGTTGTCTCCTGATGATTGTAGGGTAGGACTTTTCTGATGATCGGGAATGTTACTCAGACTGAAGGGGGCTGTAAACAACGTGTGAAAAAAAGGGCGTGATAAATCACGCCCTCGATCAGTCAGGTGTTAGCTTACTTGATGAACAGCATTTCGCTGTATTTAGGCAGAGGCCACATCTCGTCAGAGATCAGTGTTTCGAGTGTGTCAGCATGGGCACGAACCTCGTTCATCAGCTCGCGTACTGTGTCAGCCAGGAAGCGCATGTGGTCTTGTACGCTTGTAAAGTCATGTTTGGCACTGGCTTCGCTCAGTTTGCCTACGGCTGCCATTAATGCATTGGCTTCAGCAGCAATGCTTTTGGCAACAGCGTTGTCCAGTGTGATGCCAAGTTCTTGCAGGCTACCAGCGGTTGCTGACAGTTCTGACAGGTAAGTCACCGCCGCAGGGTAGATCATGGTGGTAGCCATATTGATCATCAGCTTGGCTTCAACGTCGATGCTGTTGACGTACTGTTCTGCATATACTTCAAAGCGGCTGTGCAGTTCAACGGGAGATAGGACGCCGGTACGCTCGAACAGGCCAGCTACCTCAGGGCTTAACAGCTCTGGCAGCGCGTCAGCAGAGGTTGGCAGATTTTTCAGGCCACGCTCTTCGACTGCTGCTTTGTGCCAGTCGGATGAATAGCCGTCGCCGCCGAAGACGGCATTGCCGTGCTGTTCCATCACGACTTTCAGTACCGCCAGTGTTGCGGTTGCAGCGTCTTTGCCGCCTTTCAGCTCAGCTTCCAGCTTGTCGGCAATCCAGTTCAGGGAATCAGCCAGCATGGTGTTCATGGCAATTAGGGGGCCAGAGACAGACTGTGAGGAGCCAACGGCACGGAACTCAAAACGGTTACCGGTGAACGCGAACGGTGAAGTACGGTTACGGTCGCCGGGGTCACGGTCAAATTTCAGGATTTGGGACAGACCCAGATCCATTTGTCCACCTTGTTTGGTTTTGAGGAGCTTACCGTCTTTGATGTCTTGGAAGACTTGTTCAAGTTGGCTGCCCAGATAAACTGACAGGATCGCCGGAGGTGCTTCGTTCGCACCCAGACGATGGTCGTTGGAGGCAGAAGCGATAACCGCCCGCAGCAAAGGGCCAAACTGGTGTACGCCACGGATAACCGCACCGCAGAATGCCAGGAAGTGCAGGTTTTCTTCCGGCGTATTGCCCGGATCAAGCAGGTTGCCTTGGGTAGCATTGCCGACTGACCAGTTGACGTGCTTGCCAGAACCATTAACGCCCGCGAATGGCTTTTCATGCAACATGCACAGGAAGCCGTGGGATTTGGCGGTGATTTTCATCAGGGTCATCAGCAATTGCTGGTGATCGGCAGCCACGTTGGCAGATTCAAAGTAAGGGGCAATTTCAAACTGACCCGGTGCTACTTCGTTGTGATGCGTTTTGGCAGGGATGCCGAGGCGGTAGAGCTTGTCTTCGAGGTCTTGCATGAAGACTTGCACGCGCTCAGGGATAGCACCGAAGTAATGGTCGTCAAATTGTTGGCCTTTGGCTGGTGGTGCGCCAAACAGGGTGCGGCCTGCCAGCAGGATGTCCGGGCGGGCAGTGGCGAAGGCTTCGTCGATCAGGAAGTATTCCTGTTCTGCACCACAGCTTGAGTTGAGGGTGGCAACGTCAGTTTCACCCATCAGCTTCAGGACGCGCTGGGCAGCGGTGTTCATCGCAGCGTTGGAGCGCAGCAGCGGGATTTTTTTGTCGAGTGCTTCGCCTGTCCATGACAGGAACACGCAAGGGATCATCAGGGTTGCGCCGTTGGCGGTGTGCATGATGTAGGCAGGGCTGGTTGGATCCCATGCAGTATAGCCACGTGCGGCATTGGTCATGCGCAGGCTGCCGTTCGGGAAAGAGGAACCATCTGGCTCACCTTTGATCAGCAGGCTGCCACTGAAATCAGTGATGGCATTGCCTTCTGGGCTGCTGATGATGAAGCCATCGTGCTTTTCTGCCGTCGCATTGGTCATCGGGTAGAAAATGTGGGAGAAGAATTTGGCACCTTTGGACATGGCCCATTCTTTCATGGCAGCAGCGACGACATCGGCAGTTGCCGGGTTTAGAGGTTCACCTGTCTGGAAGGTTTTCTTCATGGCCTTGAAGGCATTTTTGGAAAGTGTTTCTTCCATGCGGGCCAGGTTGAAGACATCACATCCCCAAATTTTGCTCAGCGGATCGGTCTTGCCGAGATCCATCGGGGAACGTTGGCTGATGGTGTGGATTGCTTGGGTACGCGCTAGATTGCTGCTCATCTATTAACCTCGTTCGATACAGTAAATCAGAAATGATAGTGCTTTCATGCAAACTTTATGCCATTGCCTGAAATCCCGCCCTGCACCTCTTTTTGTCTAAGAGATGAGGGGGGGAAGTTATTTGGCAATTCCCTTTATTAGTGCTTCATGAGTCATGAATGCACTAATTTGGTGAAAAAGCCTAGGTGCTCGATACAGGTAATGCTGTCGCAGGCTTGCTGGAACGTGCGGATGGCCTCCGGGCTGGGGGTTTCTTGCAGCATCAGTTCGAGTTGGATCTTGCCATCGTTGTAATGCAGGGTGAAGTCGTCGATGGCTGGCCATAACGCAGCAGTGGCGGGCATGGCTTGCAGTGTTGCCAGTAATTCCTCACGGGAAGGCAGGTTTTGGCTGGGGTGGGCTGTTTCATCATCTTCGGGGTCAATGTGGATAATGACATCCTTGATGTCGGGGAAGCGTTTGCGCAAACGGTGCATGACCTGATCGCTGATGAAATGGCCTTCCGATACACTGATTCTGCCGTTGACCTGTAAGTGTGCGTCCGCCAGCACGTTGCCACCCATGCGGCGGGTGCGTAGCAGGTGGACGTTTTCTACGCCTTCAATGTCAGCGATGAAATCGTGGATTTCCTGCACTTCCTCAGGAGCCAGCCCGGTATCGACCAGTTCACTGGTGCTTTCCATGATCAGTTGGGCTGCCATATAGAGGATCATGGCAGCGACGACCATGGCTGCCACCGGGTCAAGCCACGGGTAGCCGAATTGCGCACCGGCAATACCCAGCAGCACGATGACGGAAGAAATCGCATCTGAACGGTGATGCCAAGCATTCGCTTTGAGCATGGGCGAGTTGACACGTTTGGCGGTGCGCATGGTGTAATGGTACAGCGCTTCCTTGCCGATAATCGCAGCAGCGGCAAAAGCCAGCGCAATGGGTTGGGGGATGGGCAGGGGAACGCCGGAAAACATGCGTCCCCAAGCCTGCATGAAAATGGCGACAGCCACGCCCGCCAGCATCAATCCGAGAATGACGGTGGCCAGTGTTTCAATGCGCCCGTGGCCGTAAGGATGGTTGTCGTCGGCTTCCTGATGCGCCAGATGTGAGGCAAATAGCACCACAAAGTCGCTGACCAGATCGGAAAGGGTGTGGAAGCCATCGGCAATCAATGCTTGTGATTGGGTTAAAAATCCGCCTGCAATTTGCGCTAGCGATAGCACGGTATTGAGCGCAGCACCCACCAGTGTGACTTTGCGGGTAGCACTTTGGCGCTCCTCGCGGCTGATGTGCGTCGTTTCCGGCAGTATTTTTTCGACGTGATGGCTGTGGTGATGTCCGCCCATTATGTCTGTCCTGTTTGCAGTACGATGATGTGTTCGCGGCCTTCGCTGCGGGTTTCCACAACCGTATGACCGTGAATGCGTGCCCAAGCGGGAATGTCGTGCAATGCACCGGGGTCGGTACAAATGGCGGTGACGGTGATACCAGCAGGCAGGTTTTCCACCGCTTCCTGCACGCGAATCACTGGCATGGGGCAGAGCAAACGCCGTGCATCCAGAGTGATGTGCTCCGCTGCACCCCGCTCTTCTGCGATACGCATGAGCAGTTTGTCGCGGAATTCCGCCGGGTCTTTTTGCAAAATCATGTCTCCGTCGCGTGGGTTGAGTTGGGCATCGAGCCGTGACAGCCAGAAACGCAAGGCGGCAGCCCGTAACGTGGCTTGCCAGTACCGGTATTCCAGTGGCTGCCAGGGGCGCACGGCTTGATAAGCGTTGATACAGGCTTGTGAACGGGGAATATCCAGCGAGCCATCGGGGTTGCAGCACCAGTCATTTACCACAATCGCCAGATCGTACAGCCAACTGTCGGTGCAGGCAAAATACAGGTCGATGACACCACTCAAAGTGCCTTGCTGGAACAGGGCGTTATCGCGGAACAGGTCGGCATGAATAACCCCGGCAGGCAGTTGCTGGAAGGGGATGGTTTGTTGGTAGGCAAGCTCGGTTTCCAACAGGGCGGCAGGGTCAGCCTCCAGCCGGGGCAGGAGTGCGGCAGCCGTTTGCATCCGCCATTCATGCCCCCGGTCTGGCGGGCGTTGCTGCGGGAAATCTTTGCCGCTGAGATGCATCCGCGCCAGCATTGCACCCAGTTCAGCGCATTGTTGGGTGGTCGGGTGGTCGACATGCTGACCAGGTAAACGCATCAACAATGCGGCAGGTTTGCCGTTTAGCTGGCTGAGCAAGTGCTCTTGATGGTTGGCAAGTGGGCGGGCGACGGGAATCCCGGCTTCCGCCCAATGCCGCGTTAGTGTGAGGAAGTAACCCAGTTCCGCCGGGGTATGGTGCTCAAACAGGGTGAGTACGTATTGACCGGTGGTGGTGGTGACGAAAAAATTGCTGTTTTCGACGCCCGCGCTGATGCCAGTGTGCGCCGTCAGCGTACCGAGCGGGTATTCCAGCAGAAAATGTTCCAGCTCGGTGACACTGACGGGGGTATAAACTGACATAGACTCGCTTTGCTTACCAGGAGAAGAGTTTCCAGCTTGGAATCATCATGTTCTGGTTTTGGTGGGCATTCTGGCTTTTGCCTTGGGACGTGACGGAATCGACCAGATTATAGCCGTCAGTACTGCCGGTCGGCACGTAGCGGATTTCGCTGCGCATGGCTTGCACCCGCTCTTCCTCAATCGTGCCGAAACTGTCTTCCGTGCGGATGGTTTCGACCTTGACCTTGACGGGGGTATCAGCCTCCGCCGCCGCGTCAGTGGTGGTATCTTCGGCATGGGCAGGCAAAGCAAACAGTGTGATTAGTCCCAGTGCCAGTAAAAGTTGTTTTGTCATTGTTATAACTCCATGAATTTGGCGCGTTCTTCCGCAGACGGCCCCGATACAGCGCGTTCGTAGTAAGCAAAGATATGATCGACAATGGCGTCTGCGTCGTCCAGTACGACAAATAGATCCAAGTCTTGGGCTGAGATTGTACCTTGTTTTACCAGTGTTTGTCTGAACCATCCGACCAAGCCTTCCCAGAAGGGTGAGTGTACCAATACGATAGGAATTTTGCGGGTTTTGCCCGTCTGCACCAGAGTGAGAATTTCGGCAAGTTCGTCCAAGGTGCCGAAGCCGCCGGGCATGACCACGTAGGCTGAAGCGTGTTTCACGAACATGACTTTGCGCGAGAAAAAATGCCGGAAATACAGCGAAATATCCTGATACTGGTTGGAGTGCTGTTCGTGCGGCAACTGGATATTGAGGCCAATACTGGGTGATTTGCCTTGTTGTCCGCCTTTATTGGCAGCTTCCATTATGCCGGGGCCGCCACCGCTGACTACCGCGAAACCGGCATCGGAAAGTTTGTGGGCAATGGTTTCGGTGAGTTGGTATAGCGGGTTATCGGGTGGCGTGCGGGCGGAACCGAAAATGCTCACCGAAGGTCTCAAGTGGGCAAGACGCTCAAAACCGTCGACAAATTCGCCCATAATCTGGAAAATTTTCCAGCTTTCACGGGTCAGTTCCTGATCGCTAATGGGTTGCAGTACGGGGTGGTGAGCACGGGTTTTATCATCCATCAGGCGGCTTCCGCTGGTGTTTTGGCGCGGATAGTCAGGGCGTGAAGCTCGCCAGCGGTAATGGCCTCATTGACGGCGGCGTAAACCAGTTGGTGACGTTTGAGGGTGTTCAGACCTGCAAATACTTCGCTGATAACATCGGCTTCGTATTTGTAGCCATCACCGTTGATCGTGACCTGTGCATCCGGGATGTGATCCTGAACCATTTTGGCGACGGCTTCGTTGCTGATACTCATGGGGTGCTCCGGGTTTATAGTAAAATGCGCCATTATACTATAGCACTTGCCGACAACGCTTATTTCAGCGCGTATAATGGTGATAATTTAGGGTATATAAGGGTAGATGATGATGGATAACGTAAATCTCCAGTTACTGGAGCAAGTGAAAGATACTTGCCCGGAATTCTGTGCGGCTTTGACCGACGGTGAAATTGCCAAGTTTGTGGCGTTCACTCGACTTCGTGAATTGGGTTCCCAGGAAGTTGTGGCTGATATTGGTGAAGTCAGTGACCGCTTTTATTTGGTGATTGGTGGCGCGGTCAAGCTATTGCACGTCGATGGTGAGCGCGAGTTTGAAGTGGGGCAGGTTGAGCCGGGTGGTTTAGTGGGTGAAATGTCCTTCTTTGACAAACAACCTCGCACAGTACGCCTGCGGGCGCGGCGTAGCGGGGTACGTTTGCTGGAAATCAGCCGCCCCATGTACAACCGTCTGCGTATTGCAGAACCGTATATTGCCACTAATTTACTGGAATTCGTGGTGCGCAGTCTGGACTGTTTGGTGCGTCATCTGAGTGATGAAAATGCCAAGCTGCACAAGCAAGTGACAGGTCTTGGCTACCGCTAATTCACGCAAGCGGGTGGCTTTGTCAGGAAACGCCTGTCTATTCCCATAAAGACAGGCGATACTGCTAACATATTCATAATAATGTTGGCATCATGAACCCAACCGATCATTTCGATATTACAAATGAGCTGTCACAGGCGGTGTGGCGCTTTAATTTCCGCCCAGACTCCTACCTGCACGCCAGTTGGCTGGCAAC from Thiothrix litoralis encodes the following:
- the glnA gene encoding glutamate--ammonia ligase, which codes for MSAQDVLNMIKDNDAKYVDFRFTDTRGKEHHVTVPAYTVEEDTFTEGKMFDGSSIAGWKGINESDMILMPDPATAFVDPFFQDVTVNISCGIVDPTTMEGYERDPRSIAQRAEAYLQSTGIADTAFFGPEPEFFIFDDVRWGSDMSGSFVKIDSQEAGWNSEKVYPDGNMGHRPTTKGGYFPVPPVDSFQDIRSTMCNILEEVGVPVEVHHHEVATAGQCEIGTRFATLTTRADWVQRQKYVIHNVAHQYGKTVTFMPKPIVGDNGSGMHVHMSLAKDGVNTFAGDGYAGLSETALYYIGGVIKHAKALNAITNPGTNSYKRLVPGFEAPVMLAYSARNRSASIRIPFVSSPKGRRIEVRFPDPSANPYLAFAALMMAGLDGIKNKIHPGEAMDKDLYDLPPEEDKLIPRVCHSLDMALDALDKDREFLTAGGVFTNDMIDAYIDLKMEEVTRFRMTTHPVEFDMYYSL
- a CDS encoding glutamine synthetase III family protein; protein product: MSSNLARTQAIHTISQRSPMDLGKTDPLSKIWGCDVFNLARMEETLSKNAFKAMKKTFQTGEPLNPATADVVAAAMKEWAMSKGAKFFSHIFYPMTNATAEKHDGFIISSPEGNAITDFSGSLLIKGEPDGSSFPNGSLRMTNAARGYTAWDPTSPAYIMHTANGATLMIPCVFLSWTGEALDKKIPLLRSNAAMNTAAQRVLKLMGETDVATLNSSCGAEQEYFLIDEAFATARPDILLAGRTLFGAPPAKGQQFDDHYFGAIPERVQVFMQDLEDKLYRLGIPAKTHHNEVAPGQFEIAPYFESANVAADHQQLLMTLMKITAKSHGFLCMLHEKPFAGVNGSGKHVNWSVGNATQGNLLDPGNTPEENLHFLAFCGAVIRGVHQFGPLLRAVIASASNDHRLGANEAPPAILSVYLGSQLEQVFQDIKDGKLLKTKQGGQMDLGLSQILKFDRDPGDRNRTSPFAFTGNRFEFRAVGSSQSVSGPLIAMNTMLADSLNWIADKLEAELKGGKDAATATLAVLKVVMEQHGNAVFGGDGYSSDWHKAAVEERGLKNLPTSADALPELLSPEVAGLFERTGVLSPVELHSRFEVYAEQYVNSIDVEAKLMINMATTMIYPAAVTYLSELSATAGSLQELGITLDNAVAKSIAAEANALMAAVGKLSEASAKHDFTSVQDHMRFLADTVRELMNEVRAHADTLETLISDEMWPLPKYSEMLFIK
- a CDS encoding cation diffusion facilitator family transporter — its product is MGGHHHSHHVEKILPETTHISREERQSATRKVTLVGAALNTVLSLAQIAGGFLTQSQALIADGFHTLSDLVSDFVVLFASHLAHQEADDNHPYGHGRIETLATVILGLMLAGVAVAIFMQAWGRMFSGVPLPIPQPIALAFAAAAIIGKEALYHYTMRTAKRVNSPMLKANAWHHRSDAISSVIVLLGIAGAQFGYPWLDPVAAMVVAAMILYMAAQLIMESTSELVDTGLAPEEVQEIHDFIADIEGVENVHLLRTRRMGGNVLADAHLQVNGRISVSEGHFISDQVMHRLRKRFPDIKDVIIHIDPEDDETAHPSQNLPSREELLATLQAMPATAALWPAIDDFTLHYNDGKIQLELMLQETPSPEAIRTFQQACDSITCIEHLGFFTKLVHS
- a CDS encoding homoserine kinase, with translation MSVYTPVSVTELEHFLLEYPLGTLTAHTGISAGVENSNFFVTTTTGQYVLTLFEHHTPAELGYFLTLTRHWAEAGIPVARPLANHQEHLLSQLNGKPAALLMRLPGQHVDHPTTQQCAELGAMLARMHLSGKDFPQQRPPDRGHEWRMQTAAALLPRLEADPAALLETELAYQQTIPFQQLPAGVIHADLFRDNALFQQGTLSGVIDLYFACTDSWLYDLAIVVNDWCCNPDGSLDIPRSQACINAYQAVRPWQPLEYRYWQATLRAAALRFWLSRLDAQLNPRDGDMILQKDPAEFRDKLLMRIAEERGAAEHITLDARRLLCPMPVIRVQEAVENLPAGITVTAICTDPGALHDIPAWARIHGHTVVETRSEGREHIIVLQTGQT
- a CDS encoding LOG family protein translates to MDDKTRAHHPVLQPISDQELTRESWKIFQIMGEFVDGFERLAHLRPSVSIFGSARTPPDNPLYQLTETIAHKLSDAGFAVVSGGGPGIMEAANKGGQQGKSPSIGLNIQLPHEQHSNQYQDISLYFRHFFSRKVMFVKHASAYVVMPGGFGTLDELAEILTLVQTGKTRKIPIVLVHSPFWEGLVGWFRQTLVKQGTISAQDLDLFVVLDDADAIVDHIFAYYERAVSGPSAEERAKFMEL
- a CDS encoding BolA family protein — translated: MSISNEAVAKMVQDHIPDAQVTINGDGYKYEADVISEVFAGLNTLKRHQLVYAAVNEAITAGELHALTIRAKTPAEAA
- a CDS encoding Crp/Fnr family transcriptional regulator; this encodes MMMDNVNLQLLEQVKDTCPEFCAALTDGEIAKFVAFTRLRELGSQEVVADIGEVSDRFYLVIGGAVKLLHVDGEREFEVGQVEPGGLVGEMSFFDKQPRTVRLRARRSGVRLLEISRPMYNRLRIAEPYIATNLLEFVVRSLDCLVRHLSDENAKLHKQVTGLGYR